A single window of Rhodamnia argentea isolate NSW1041297 chromosome 5, ASM2092103v1, whole genome shotgun sequence DNA harbors:
- the LOC115750147 gene encoding ribonuclease 3-like, with protein MKGKGSFAIIVTVLATQCLSFLCAADDFDFFYFVQQWPGSYCDTNRKCCYPKTGKPAADFSIHGLWPNFNDGSYPSNCNPENAFEKSEISDLIGSLEKNWPSLSCPSSDDTKFWTHEWEKHGTCSESELDQHEYFEAALKLKQKVNLLQSLENAGIKPNNEFYSIESVKEAIKDSIGFEPGMECNVDSSGNSQIYQIYVCVDTSGAEIIECPVLPRGRCASKVQFPSF; from the exons atgaaaggCAAGGGTTCGTTTGCGATCATCGTAACAGTCTTGGCGACACAATGTCTGTCTTTTCTTTGTGCTGCCGACGACTTCGATTTCTTCTATTTCGTTCAGCAA TGGCCGGGGTCGTACTGCGATACGAACCGCAAATGTTGCTACCCAAAAACTGGAAAGCCGGCGGCGGATTTCAGCATCCATGGACTGTGGCCTAACTTCAATGATGGATCTTACCCTTCTAATTGTAACCCTGAGAATGCTTTCGAAAAATCTGAG ATTTCCGATCTGATCGGCAGCTTGGAGAAGAACTGGCCATCACTGTCATGCCCGAGCAGTGACGACACCAAGTTCTGGACACACGAATGGGAGAAGCACGGGACTTGCTCCGAGTCCGAACTCGACCAACACGAGTATTTCGAAGCAGCCCTCAAGCTCAAGCAGAAAGTGAACCTCCTCCAAAGCCTCGAGAACGCGG GAATCAAGCCGAACAACGAGTTTTACAGCATAGAGAGCGTGAAAGAAGCGATCAAGGATTCCATCGGGTTCGAACCCGGAATGGAATGCAACGTGGATTCATCAGGCAACAGCCAGATTTATCAGATATACGTTTGCGTGGACACTTCCGGCGCGGAGATCATCGAATGTCCCGTCTTGCCGAGGGGCAGATGTGCTTCCAAGGTCCAGTTTCCCTCCTTTTAA